The following proteins come from a genomic window of Pyxidicoccus sp. MSG2:
- a CDS encoding YIP1 family protein yields the protein MTSLVQPVRVFVDPFEGTRTAVEARRWVWPLLILALCVSASGTLYSLRWDAAPDVIRELQGTGTLAGMSEADLSDNIQTATRKALVGGIAKGVFVMPLMALLLACVLWVVGWLFDRPAPFERLMSAAALALLPIALYHLIFTVCLTAQHSVTAARAAQLVPSNLGVILQGLSPKMLRVASAVDFFNLWSAGLLGLGFSAATGMSRGRALLLAVVLYAMFAGVTMVGLPAMGGGK from the coding sequence ATGACCTCTCTCGTCCAACCGGTACGCGTCTTCGTCGACCCCTTCGAGGGAACGCGCACCGCCGTCGAGGCCCGCCGCTGGGTGTGGCCTCTCCTGATCCTCGCCCTGTGTGTGTCCGCCTCCGGGACGCTCTATTCCCTCCGCTGGGACGCGGCGCCCGACGTCATCCGTGAGCTGCAGGGGACGGGCACGCTGGCCGGCATGTCCGAGGCCGACCTGTCCGACAACATCCAGACCGCCACCCGCAAGGCGCTGGTGGGCGGCATCGCCAAGGGCGTCTTCGTCATGCCGCTGATGGCGCTGCTGCTGGCGTGCGTCCTCTGGGTGGTGGGCTGGCTGTTCGACCGGCCGGCGCCCTTCGAGCGGCTGATGTCCGCGGCGGCGCTCGCGCTGCTGCCCATCGCCCTCTATCACCTCATCTTCACCGTGTGCCTCACGGCGCAGCACTCCGTCACGGCCGCGCGCGCCGCGCAGCTCGTGCCGTCCAACCTGGGCGTCATCCTCCAGGGGCTGAGCCCGAAGATGCTGCGGGTGGCCAGCGCGGTGGACTTCTTCAACCTCTGGAGCGCGGGCCTGCTGGGCCTGGGTTTCTCCGCCGCCACCGGCATGAGCCGTGGCCGCGCGCTGCTGCTGGCCGTGGTGCTCTACGCGATGTTCGCGGGCGTGACGATGGTTGGCCTCCCGGCGATGGGAGGTGGCAAGTGA
- a CDS encoding TolC family protein codes for MAPASTATVPSSPAVPTDATTPISLDLVRKLGRNNTNAIQALLDVEVAEQDVRVSRAAVMPQLNLGASAGKTWAGRQRRAVTTTDPNDPNQSITREFENPSYNIANYTLGLTLTQVLYDRARFKTLEQSGVLRDVEKSQALEEADTSELEAIRRFFVLFRTQATLQVLEATVKRSEEQLERARALFQAGRVGKNEEIQALVNLGNDRITFTETLAQLVTDQTQLAIWLARPGTEPLQAVDPGVLQTEPAPAPAMNTALAQAREHRPLLAALQGQVRSAELQRAIARADYIPNLSARGEYLRGGPSSEAVFTEPRLQNSFTAGVQLSWDLFNGFATGAQSKRAEANIRRAQVVLEQSVREIEAQVRSAHRSLEAQLEAARLAADNREAAVQGLRLSEERFRAGAGSTLEVRDAQLSLTQAELSLLENRIDVEIARFTLLRAMGALSPGESK; via the coding sequence CTGGCTCCGGCCTCCACCGCCACCGTTCCGTCGAGCCCCGCCGTGCCGACGGACGCCACCACTCCCATCTCCCTGGACCTGGTGCGGAAGCTAGGCCGCAACAACACCAACGCCATCCAGGCCCTCCTGGACGTGGAGGTCGCCGAGCAGGACGTGCGCGTGTCGCGCGCCGCGGTGATGCCGCAGCTCAACCTGGGGGCCTCCGCGGGCAAGACGTGGGCGGGCCGCCAGCGCAGGGCCGTCACCACCACCGACCCGAACGACCCCAACCAATCCATCACCCGGGAGTTCGAGAACCCGTCCTACAACATTGCCAACTACACCCTGGGCCTGACGCTGACGCAGGTCCTCTACGACCGGGCGCGCTTCAAGACGCTGGAGCAGAGCGGCGTGCTCCGGGACGTGGAGAAGAGCCAGGCGCTGGAGGAGGCGGACACCTCCGAGCTGGAGGCCATCCGCCGCTTCTTCGTGCTCTTCCGCACCCAGGCCACCCTCCAGGTGCTGGAGGCCACCGTCAAGCGCAGCGAGGAGCAGCTCGAGCGCGCCCGCGCCCTCTTCCAGGCGGGCCGCGTGGGGAAGAACGAGGAGATCCAGGCCCTCGTCAACCTGGGCAATGACCGCATCACCTTCACGGAGACGCTGGCACAGCTGGTGACGGACCAGACGCAGCTCGCCATCTGGCTGGCCCGCCCCGGCACCGAGCCGTTGCAGGCGGTGGACCCGGGCGTGCTCCAGACAGAGCCGGCGCCGGCCCCCGCCATGAACACCGCGCTCGCCCAGGCCCGCGAGCACAGGCCCCTGCTCGCGGCGCTCCAGGGGCAGGTGCGCTCCGCGGAGCTGCAGCGCGCCATCGCCCGCGCCGACTACATCCCCAACCTGTCGGCGCGCGGTGAGTACTTGCGCGGCGGTCCAAGCTCGGAGGCCGTCTTCACGGAGCCGCGCCTGCAGAACAGCTTCACCGCCGGCGTGCAGCTCTCCTGGGACCTCTTCAACGGCTTCGCCACCGGCGCCCAGTCGAAGCGCGCCGAGGCCAACATCCGCCGGGCGCAGGTGGTGCTGGAGCAGTCGGTGCGCGAAATCGAGGCGCAGGTGCGCAGCGCGCACCGCTCCCTGGAGGCCCAGCTGGAGGCCGCTCGCCTGGCCGCCGACAACCGCGAGGCCGCCGTGCAGGGACTCAGGCTGTCGGAGGAGCGCTTCCGTGCCGGTGCGGGCTCCACCCTGGAGGTCCGCGACGCGCAGCTCAGCCTGACGCAGGCCGAGCTCAGCTTGCTGGAAAACAGGATTGATGTCGAAATCGCCCGCTTCACATTGCTGCGGGCCATGGGCGCCCTGAGCCCGGGAGAGTCGAAATGA
- a CDS encoding efflux RND transporter periplasmic adaptor subunit, protein MKWWKGAIAGVLFLGAAAITVGGLKERPPPSLEVQVAKAHKGTITRTITGAGKVQAATTVKISSSLSGDLVELLVKDGEPVKKGQVLGRIDKRIYEAAMKQAMASQNASRADTQVAEVEALRTGQELARVEGLAAKGLASAAEIEQARAAKNSSDARVASAKQMLARNVAFVDQAQTDLAKTTLLSPIDGNVIELSREVGERVRGSELSEDVVMTIAALSAMEVKFEVGEHEVVHLKPGQPAEVTLDALEGQTFSGSVVEIAQKALIKNPGTEAEVTSFPVTVALDTRPPGVLPGMSAEVRISAETRKDVVLVPIQAVTVRSARSLPDYKEPVEGGALTAKRTESLAKVVFVVDAENKARVQSVTTGIASDTELEILTGIKDGDRVVEGPYRTLSKELNDGDVVREPEPGQGPGGTKGGRKS, encoded by the coding sequence ATGAAGTGGTGGAAGGGTGCCATTGCTGGCGTGTTGTTCCTGGGTGCGGCGGCCATCACCGTCGGCGGACTCAAGGAGCGGCCGCCGCCGTCACTGGAGGTCCAGGTCGCGAAGGCGCACAAGGGCACCATCACCCGGACCATCACCGGTGCGGGCAAGGTGCAGGCGGCCACCACCGTGAAGATCTCCTCCAGCCTCTCCGGAGACCTGGTGGAGCTGCTCGTGAAGGACGGCGAGCCGGTGAAGAAGGGCCAGGTGCTGGGCCGCATCGACAAGCGCATCTACGAGGCCGCGATGAAGCAGGCGATGGCGTCGCAGAACGCCTCGCGCGCGGACACGCAGGTGGCCGAGGTGGAGGCGCTGCGCACCGGGCAGGAGCTGGCCCGCGTGGAGGGGCTGGCGGCGAAGGGCCTCGCGTCGGCGGCGGAGATCGAGCAGGCGCGCGCGGCGAAGAACTCGTCGGACGCGCGGGTGGCGTCCGCGAAGCAGATGCTGGCGCGCAACGTCGCCTTCGTGGACCAGGCTCAGACGGACCTGGCCAAGACGACGCTCTTGTCGCCCATCGACGGCAACGTCATCGAGCTGTCTCGCGAGGTCGGTGAGCGCGTGCGCGGCTCGGAGCTGTCCGAGGACGTGGTGATGACCATCGCCGCGCTCAGCGCCATGGAGGTGAAGTTCGAGGTGGGCGAGCACGAGGTGGTGCACCTCAAGCCCGGCCAGCCCGCCGAGGTGACGCTGGACGCGCTGGAGGGGCAGACCTTCAGCGGCTCCGTGGTGGAGATTGCCCAGAAGGCGCTCATCAAGAACCCGGGCACCGAGGCCGAGGTGACGAGCTTCCCCGTCACCGTGGCGCTGGACACCCGGCCTCCGGGCGTGCTGCCCGGCATGAGCGCCGAGGTGCGCATCTCCGCGGAGACGCGCAAGGACGTGGTGCTGGTGCCCATCCAGGCGGTGACGGTGCGCTCGGCGCGCTCGCTGCCGGACTACAAGGAGCCGGTGGAGGGCGGGGCGCTGACGGCCAAGCGCACCGAGTCGCTGGCCAAGGTGGTGTTCGTGGTGGACGCCGAGAACAAGGCGCGGGTGCAGTCGGTGACGACGGGCATCGCCTCCGACACGGAGCTGGAGATCCTCACCGGCATCAAGGACGGGGACCGCGTGGTGGAGGGCCCCTACCGCACGCTGTCCAAGGAGCTGAACGACGGCGACGTGGTGCGCGAGCCCGAGCCGGGTCAGGGCCCGGGCGGCACGAAGGGTGGGCGGAAGTCGTGA
- a CDS encoding ABC transporter ATP-binding protein, whose translation MSDGSSAGPLIQVENITRVFHVGGEEVRALRGVSFGINRGEWVAIIGQSGSGKSTMMNVLGCLDTPTSGRYMLNGKDVSRMSDDELAVIRNVEIGFIFQTFQLLPRETALANVELPLVYRGMPARERRERARAALDKVQLTPRIHHKPNELSGGQRQRVAIARALVSEPSMLLADEPTGNLDSATGEEIVRLFEQLHQAGHTLVLVTHEPKLAARCPRAIRLSDGQIVADGVGREVALGTAAAVLAAGGA comes from the coding sequence GTGAGTGACGGAAGCAGCGCGGGGCCCCTCATCCAGGTGGAGAACATCACCCGCGTCTTCCACGTGGGTGGCGAGGAGGTGCGCGCGCTGCGCGGCGTCTCCTTCGGCATCAACCGTGGCGAGTGGGTGGCCATCATCGGCCAGTCGGGCTCCGGCAAGAGCACGATGATGAACGTGTTGGGCTGTCTCGACACGCCCACCAGCGGTCGCTACATGCTGAACGGCAAGGACGTGTCGCGCATGAGCGACGACGAGCTGGCCGTCATCCGCAACGTGGAGATCGGCTTCATCTTCCAGACCTTCCAGCTGCTGCCGCGCGAGACGGCGCTGGCCAACGTGGAGCTGCCGCTGGTGTACCGCGGGATGCCGGCGCGAGAGCGCCGCGAGCGGGCGAGGGCGGCGCTCGACAAGGTCCAGCTCACGCCCCGCATCCACCACAAGCCCAACGAGCTGTCCGGCGGTCAGCGGCAGCGCGTGGCCATTGCCCGCGCGCTGGTGTCCGAGCCGTCCATGCTGCTGGCGGACGAGCCCACGGGCAACCTGGACTCGGCCACGGGCGAGGAAATCGTCCGGCTGTTCGAGCAGCTCCACCAGGCGGGCCACACGCTGGTGCTCGTCACGCACGAGCCCAAGCTGGCGGCGCGTTGTCCCCGGGCCATCCGTCTGAGCGACGGCCAGATTGTCGCGGACGGCGTGGGCCGCGAGGTGGCCCTGGGCACGGCCGCGGCGGTGCTGGCCGCGGGGGGCGCATGA
- a CDS encoding ABC transporter permease, with protein sequence MSRLPPGFRVDVLEGARIAVFSLKANRLRTVLTTLGIGIGVATLLAIVGIIQGLNTSFHRQLAGFGANTLYVSKFPWMMKGEWWMYRNRKNFTMEQVDRLRSLAPFLSAMSPYVQRVSDVAHGGEQMSTVRITGVRQEYLNIAGYEVTGGRFITDADDEVTRPVAVVGADVADALFPGISPVGRTIRIDNRSFQVVGTLSRKGKIVSESLDLVVFIPFKTFYSSFGKGRGFEIALAVEDATQVKRAEDQLIGILRRIRSTPPDAADDFSINKPEAMAQTYEQLTGALYGVAVGVGLITLLVGGIGIMNIMLVSVRERTREIGVRRALGARKRTIVFQFLMEASSVSAVGGLLGTTVGLGTAKVVSLITPLAADVQAGTVIGGVGFAALVGLLFGIWPAARAANLDPVEALRYE encoded by the coding sequence ATGAGTCGTCTGCCGCCGGGCTTCCGAGTGGACGTGCTGGAGGGCGCGCGCATCGCCGTCTTCTCGCTCAAGGCCAACCGCCTGCGCACGGTGCTGACCACGCTGGGCATTGGCATCGGCGTGGCCACGCTGCTGGCCATCGTCGGCATCATCCAGGGGCTCAACACGTCCTTCCACCGGCAGCTGGCCGGCTTTGGCGCCAACACGCTCTACGTCTCCAAGTTCCCCTGGATGATGAAGGGCGAATGGTGGATGTACCGGAACCGGAAGAACTTCACGATGGAGCAGGTGGACCGGCTGCGGTCGCTGGCGCCCTTCCTGTCGGCCATGTCGCCCTACGTGCAGCGCGTGTCGGACGTGGCGCACGGCGGCGAGCAGATGTCCACGGTGCGCATCACCGGCGTGAGGCAGGAGTACCTCAACATCGCCGGCTACGAAGTCACCGGCGGGCGCTTCATCACCGACGCGGACGACGAGGTGACGCGGCCGGTGGCGGTCGTTGGCGCGGACGTGGCGGACGCGCTCTTCCCCGGCATCAGCCCGGTGGGGCGCACCATCCGCATCGACAACCGCTCGTTCCAGGTGGTGGGCACGCTCAGCCGCAAGGGGAAGATTGTCAGCGAGAGCCTGGACCTCGTCGTCTTCATCCCCTTCAAGACGTTCTATTCGAGCTTCGGCAAGGGACGCGGCTTCGAGATTGCCCTGGCCGTGGAGGACGCGACGCAGGTGAAGCGGGCAGAGGACCAGTTGATAGGCATCCTCCGGCGCATCCGCTCCACGCCACCGGACGCCGCGGACGACTTCAGCATCAACAAGCCCGAGGCCATGGCCCAGACGTACGAGCAGCTCACCGGTGCGCTCTACGGCGTGGCCGTGGGCGTGGGCCTCATCACGCTGCTGGTGGGTGGCATCGGCATCATGAACATCATGCTGGTGTCCGTGCGCGAGCGGACGCGCGAGATTGGCGTGCGGCGGGCGCTGGGCGCGCGCAAGCGCACCATCGTCTTCCAGTTCCTCATGGAAGCGTCGAGCGTGTCCGCGGTGGGAGGCCTGCTGGGGACCACGGTGGGGCTGGGCACGGCGAAGGTGGTTTCGCTCATCACCCCGCTGGCGGCGGACGTGCAGGCGGGCACGGTGATTGGCGGAGTGGGCTTCGCCGCGCTGGTGGGCCTGCTGTTCGGCATCTGGCCCGCGGCGCGCGCGGCAAACCTGGACCCGGTGGAAGCCCTCCGGTACGAGTGA